Proteins encoded together in one Neisseria lactamica window:
- the smpB gene encoding SsrA-binding protein SmpB: MAIANNKKAFHDFFIEDRIEAGLVLEGWEVKAIRAARVQLKESYIYWKKDAFYLVGCHITALPTASTHIKPDAVRPRKLLLNQSEINKLIGKTERAGYTIVPLDLHFSRGKIKMEIGLAKGKKQHDKRQSMKEADWKREKQRLIKHTR; encoded by the coding sequence ATGGCTATTGCGAACAATAAAAAAGCATTTCACGATTTTTTCATTGAAGACCGGATTGAAGCCGGTTTGGTCTTGGAAGGCTGGGAAGTCAAAGCAATCCGCGCCGCGCGCGTACAGCTTAAAGAGAGTTATATCTATTGGAAAAAAGACGCGTTTTATCTGGTCGGTTGCCATATTACTGCGTTGCCCACAGCCTCGACACACATCAAACCGGATGCCGTACGCCCGCGCAAGCTCTTGTTGAATCAGTCGGAAATCAACAAGTTGATCGGAAAAACCGAACGTGCCGGCTACACCATCGTGCCGCTGGATTTGCATTTTTCGCGCGGAAAAATCAAGATGGAAATCGGTTTGGCAAAAGGTAAGAAACAACACGACAAACGCCAGAGTATGAAAGAGGCGGATTGGAAACGCGAGAAACAGCGGTTGATTAAGCATACGCGCTGA
- the waaF gene encoding lipopolysaccharide heptosyltransferase II: MSQKILIISPSWIGDCVMTQPLFRRLKELHPGCTIDVFAPKWSMAVFERMPEVNEILENPFGHGALELKRRWRVGRDLGRRGYDQVIVLPGSLKSAIIALATGIGKRTGYVGESRYFLLNDVRRLDKERLPLMVDRYTALAHQSQKDFDGCSGFPKFSIDERQRKISVETFGLDIGKPVLAFCPGAEFGPAKRWPAKHFSELGKHYSAAGWQVWLFGSQKDDEIAEEINRLSDGICVNLCGKTDLSQAMDLLSLADTVVCNDSGLMHLAAALGRKVVAVYGSSSPTHTPPLSDKAKIVSLHLECSPCFKRECPLGHTDCLNKLYPEKIVQAVEEAV, encoded by the coding sequence ATGTCTCAAAAAATCCTGATTATTTCTCCCAGTTGGATAGGCGACTGCGTGATGACCCAGCCCTTGTTCCGCCGTTTGAAGGAACTTCACCCCGGTTGCACGATTGATGTGTTCGCACCGAAGTGGTCGATGGCGGTGTTTGAGCGTATGCCTGAAGTGAATGAGATTCTTGAAAATCCGTTCGGACACGGTGCGTTGGAGTTGAAACGCCGCTGGCGGGTCGGCAGGGATTTGGGGCGGCGCGGATACGATCAGGTTATCGTGTTACCGGGTTCTTTGAAATCGGCAATCATCGCACTGGCAACGGGTATTGGAAAAAGAACGGGTTATGTCGGCGAAAGCCGTTATTTTCTGTTGAACGATGTACGCAGGCTGGATAAGGAACGTCTGCCTTTGATGGTGGATAGATATACGGCTCTTGCGCATCAGAGTCAGAAAGATTTTGACGGGTGTTCAGGATTTCCTAAGTTTTCCATTGATGAACGGCAGAGGAAAATTTCTGTCGAAACCTTTGGCTTGGATATTGGAAAGCCTGTTTTGGCTTTTTGTCCGGGTGCGGAATTCGGGCCGGCAAAGCGTTGGCCGGCAAAGCATTTTTCCGAGTTGGGCAAACATTATTCGGCGGCGGGTTGGCAGGTTTGGCTGTTCGGTTCGCAAAAAGATGATGAAATCGCCGAGGAAATCAACCGCCTTTCAGACGGCATATGTGTGAATTTATGCGGTAAGACCGATTTGTCTCAGGCAATGGACTTGTTGTCGTTGGCAGATACGGTTGTATGTAACGACAGCGGGCTGATGCACTTGGCGGCAGCTTTGGGCAGGAAGGTAGTGGCGGTTTACGGTTCGTCCAGTCCGACACACACGCCGCCTTTGAGCGATAAGGCAAAAATCGTCAGCCTCCATTTGGAATGTTCCCCGTGTTTTAAGCGGGAATGTCCGCTAGGGCATACAGACTGCCTCAACAAGCTGTATCCCGAGAAGATTGTGCAGGCGGTTGAAGAGGCGGTATGA
- a CDS encoding methylated-DNA--[protein]-cysteine S-methyltransferase, with protein MITLPALNNLPSKWDEIRHWLETQVFECGVMPYPNLTEHEAKQFERDFWDNIGCAPEEYVRIRRAIRLLEASYPDSLNELVCAAIATPLGEMLAVFGSKGLCLLEFVGQKHLEQEIAAVQKALRGRFVFREDERTQLLRQELDLYFKCRLKTFATPLEMIGTAFQKQAWDALLEIPYGETRSYKEQAQRLGNPKAVRAVAAANGQNKVSVLIPCHRVIGSDGKLTGYAGGLNRKQFLLALERGEVQTALF; from the coding sequence ATGATTACCCTGCCTGCCTTAAACAATCTGCCGTCAAAATGGGATGAAATCCGCCATTGGCTCGAAACCCAGGTTTTTGAGTGCGGAGTTATGCCGTATCCCAATTTGACGGAACACGAAGCCAAGCAGTTCGAGCGGGATTTTTGGGACAATATCGGCTGCGCACCTGAAGAGTATGTCCGTATCCGCCGCGCCATCCGTCTGCTGGAAGCGAGTTATCCCGACAGTTTGAACGAGCTGGTGTGTGCCGCCATTGCCACGCCTTTGGGCGAGATGCTGGCGGTGTTCGGCAGTAAAGGCTTGTGTCTGCTGGAGTTTGTCGGACAGAAGCATTTGGAACAGGAAATTGCCGCCGTCCAAAAAGCTTTGCGCGGGCGGTTTGTGTTTCGGGAAGATGAGCGAACGCAACTTCTGAGGCAGGAATTGGACTTATACTTCAAATGCCGTCTGAAAACCTTTGCCACGCCCTTGGAAATGATTGGTACGGCGTTTCAAAAACAGGCGTGGGACGCGCTTTTGGAGATTCCTTACGGTGAAACGCGCAGTTATAAGGAGCAGGCGCAGCGTTTGGGCAACCCCAAAGCCGTCCGCGCCGTTGCCGCCGCAAACGGGCAGAACAAGGTGTCTGTCCTGATTCCCTGCCACCGCGTCATCGGCAGCGACGGCAAACTGACCGGCTACGCGGGCGGGTTGAACCGCAAACAGTTTTTACTGGCTTTGGAACGCGGCGAAGTTCAGACGGCATTGTTTTAA
- a CDS encoding YbhB/YbcL family Raf kinase inhibitor-like protein, whose amino-acid sequence MQTCILSAVLLAFSTAAFAEGAFTLQFDNPSEDGGFTQNQLLSAPYGFGCSGGNASPALSWKNPPSGTKSFVLTVYDKDAPTGLGWMHWVVADIPADVRRLPAGITAQGGRLPKGALQTRTDFGTPGYGGACPPESRKHRYEFTLTALKVAKLPNITAQSTPALVGFFTKANSLGEAKFTVEHRR is encoded by the coding sequence ATGCAAACCTGCATCCTCTCCGCCGTACTGCTGGCTTTTTCAACCGCTGCCTTTGCTGAGGGCGCATTCACGCTGCAATTCGACAACCCGTCCGAAGACGGCGGCTTCACGCAAAACCAGCTTTTGAGCGCGCCTTACGGCTTCGGCTGTTCGGGCGGCAATGCTTCGCCCGCGCTGTCGTGGAAAAATCCGCCCTCAGGGACAAAAAGTTTCGTCCTGACCGTTTACGATAAAGACGCGCCGACCGGTCTGGGCTGGATGCACTGGGTGGTCGCCGACATTCCCGCCGATGTCCGCCGCCTGCCCGCAGGCATTACCGCGCAAGGCGGCAGGCTGCCCAAAGGCGCGCTGCAAACCCGCACAGACTTCGGCACGCCGGGCTACGGCGGCGCGTGTCCGCCCGAAAGCAGGAAACACCGCTACGAATTCACGCTCACCGCGCTGAAAGTCGCCAAGCTGCCGAACATCACCGCCCAATCCACACCCGCACTGGTCGGTTTCTTCACTAAGGCAAACAGCTTGGGCGAAGCGAAATTCACGGTCGAACACCGACGCTGA
- the dapE gene encoding succinyl-diaminopimelate desuccinylase → MTETQSLELAKALISRPSVTPDDQNCQKLLAERLHKIGFAAEELHFGDTKNIWLRRGTKAPVVCFAGHTDVVPTGPVEKWDSPPFEPAERDGRLYGRGAADMKTGIACFVTACERFVAEHPDHQGSIALLITSDEEGDALDGTTKVVDVLKARDELIDYCIVGEPTAVDKLGDMIKNGRRGSLSGNLTVKGKQGHIAYPHLAVNPIHTFAPALLELTQEVWDEGNEYFPPTSFQISNINGGTGATNVIPGELNVKFNFRFSTESTEAGLKQRVHAILDKHGVQYDLQWSCSGQPFLTQAGKLTDVARAAIAETCGVEAELSTTGGTSDGRFIKAIAKELIELGPSNATIHQINENVRLDDIPKLSAVYEGILARLLAGNAV, encoded by the coding sequence ATGACCGAAACCCAATCCCTAGAGCTTGCCAAAGCGTTGATTTCCCGCCCGTCCGTTACGCCGGATGACCAAAATTGCCAAAAACTCCTTGCCGAACGCCTGCACAAAATCGGTTTTGCGGCTGAAGAACTCCATTTCGGCGACACCAAAAATATCTGGTTGCGACGCGGCACGAAAGCTCCCGTCGTCTGTTTTGCAGGGCATACCGACGTCGTGCCGACGGGCCCTGTTGAAAAATGGGATTCGCCCCCGTTCGAACCGGCCGAGCGCGACGGAAGATTATACGGGCGCGGCGCGGCGGACATGAAAACCGGCATCGCCTGCTTCGTTACCGCCTGCGAACGCTTCGTTGCCGAACATCCCGACCATCAAGGCAGCATTGCGCTCCTGATTACTTCCGACGAAGAGGGCGACGCGCTGGATGGCACGACCAAAGTCGTCGATGTATTGAAAGCGCGCGACGAGTTGATCGACTACTGCATTGTCGGCGAGCCGACCGCCGTGGACAAATTGGGCGATATGATTAAAAACGGCCGGCGTGGCTCGCTGTCGGGCAACCTGACCGTCAAAGGCAAGCAAGGCCATATTGCCTATCCACATTTGGCGGTGAATCCCATACATACTTTTGCCCCGGCATTGTTAGAGCTGACGCAGGAAGTCTGGGACGAAGGCAACGAATACTTCCCGCCGACCAGCTTTCAAATTTCCAATATCAACGGCGGTACAGGCGCGACCAATGTCATTCCGGGCGAGCTGAACGTCAAATTCAATTTCCGCTTCTCCACCGAGTCCACCGAAGCAGGGCTGAAACAACGCGTCCACGCCATTTTGGACAAACACGGCGTGCAATACGATTTGCAGTGGTCGTGTTCGGGACAGCCCTTCCTGACCCAAGCGGGCAAACTGACCGACGTGGCACGCGCAGCCATTGCCGAAACCTGCGGCGTAGAGGCCGAATTGTCCACCACCGGCGGCACTTCGGACGGACGCTTTATTAAAGCCATTGCGAAAGAACTCATCGAATTAGGCCCGTCCAATGCCACCATCCACCAAATCAACGAAAACGTGCGGCTGGATGATATTCCGAAGCTGTCTGCGGTGTATGAGGGGATATTGGCGCGCTTGTTGGCTGGAAATGCCGTCTGA
- a CDS encoding HI_0552 family protein — translation MLTPKSCDLFNIPFFQFSQLKKYQPESIPQIKADYKENWQIWQQLIQQVAAELGAPFAPPHIERWCNGWQVRAHFFAYFKYEQYKNSAAILSILLNRRRLSVSLDWHCYKADVSPIALPDYNRWLDNFDTEKYASFDMWHGAESEYDDYRTVAQQSESDRKLQNGEDFFCIGKHIERDDLGKQDVAKWIAETVEDLLPLYEACHGK, via the coding sequence ATGCTGACCCCGAAAAGTTGCGATTTGTTCAATATCCCTTTTTTCCAGTTTTCCCAGCTTAAAAAATACCAGCCCGAAAGCATTCCGCAAATCAAGGCTGACTATAAAGAAAACTGGCAGATATGGCAGCAGCTGATACAGCAGGTCGCCGCCGAATTGGGTGCGCCGTTTGCCCCGCCGCATATCGAACGCTGGTGTAACGGCTGGCAGGTGCGCGCCCACTTCTTTGCCTATTTCAAATACGAACAATATAAAAATTCCGCAGCGATTTTGTCGATACTACTCAACCGCCGCCGGCTGAGCGTCAGCTTGGATTGGCACTGCTATAAAGCCGATGTTTCCCCCATCGCGCTGCCTGATTACAACCGTTGGTTGGATAATTTTGATACCGAAAAATACGCTTCTTTCGATATGTGGCACGGTGCGGAAAGCGAATACGACGACTACCGAACCGTCGCGCAACAAAGCGAATCCGACCGAAAGTTGCAAAACGGTGAAGACTTCTTCTGCATCGGCAAACACATCGAACGCGACGATTTGGGCAAGCAGGATGTAGCAAAATGGATAGCCGAAACGGTGGAAGATTTGCTGCCTCTTTATGAAGCCTGTCACGGCAAATGA
- a CDS encoding hemerythrin domain-containing protein, with product MNLFETKSVTFAEPIEMLYACHGKVRRFCNQVAMLSDYIAENGCNQIVLQTIRQISRYFNVAAPLHHEDEEENFFPLLLQYAPQAQESVDELLRQHIGLHDNWAAVSAEFAKLEADNAYIPDAETFKRFVAGYDVHLAIEEPLFDMGKTFIPKEKLTEIGEIMAARRRK from the coding sequence ATGAATCTGTTTGAAACCAAAAGCGTTACCTTTGCCGAACCGATTGAAATGCTGTATGCCTGCCACGGCAAAGTGCGCCGTTTCTGCAATCAGGTTGCTATGTTGTCGGACTATATCGCCGAAAACGGCTGCAATCAGATTGTTTTGCAAACCATCCGCCAAATCTCCCGGTATTTCAACGTTGCCGCACCGTTGCATCATGAAGACGAAGAAGAAAACTTTTTCCCGCTGCTGCTGCAATATGCGCCGCAAGCCCAAGAAAGCGTGGACGAGCTTTTGCGCCAACATATCGGACTGCACGACAACTGGGCGGCGGTTTCCGCCGAATTTGCCAAACTCGAAGCAGACAATGCCTATATCCCCGATGCGGAAACGTTCAAACGTTTTGTGGCGGGATATGATGTGCATCTGGCGATTGAAGAGCCTTTGTTCGACATGGGCAAAACGTTTATCCCTAAAGAAAAATTGACCGAAATCGGCGAAATTATGGCCGCACGCCGGCGCAAATAA
- the azu gene encoding azurin, with protein MKAYLALISAAVIGLAACSQEPAAPAAEATSASEAPAAETASAPEAPAAEAPAAEAAAPAAGNCATTVEANDAMQFNTKEIQVSKACKEFTITLKHTGTQPKTSMGHNIVIGKAEDMDGIFKDGVGAADTDYVKPDDARVVAHTKLIGGGEEASLTLDPAKLAGGEYKFACTFPGHGALMNGKVTLVD; from the coding sequence ATGAAAGCGTATCTTGCCCTGATTTCTGCCGCCGTCATCGGTCTGGCTGCCTGCTCTCAAGAACCTGCCGCGCCTGCTGCCGAAGCAACTTCCGCTTCCGAGGCTCCCGCAGCCGAAACGGCTTCCGCCCCTGAAGCCCCTGCCGCCGAAGCCCCTGCCGCCGAAGCGGCTGCCCCTGCCGCCGGCAACTGCGCGACTACCGTTGAAGCCAACGACGCTATGCAGTTCAACACTAAAGAAATCCAAGTCAGCAAAGCGTGTAAAGAATTTACCATCACTTTGAAACACACCGGTACCCAACCTAAAACCAGTATGGGTCACAACATCGTCATCGGCAAAGCCGAAGATATGGACGGTATTTTCAAAGACGGCGTTGGCGCGGCTGATACCGACTACGTTAAACCTGATGATGCACGCGTTGTTGCACACACCAAACTGATCGGCGGCGGCGAAGAAGCTTCTTTGACTCTGGATCCTGCCAAATTGGCCGGCGGCGAATATAAATTCGCCTGCACCTTCCCGGGGCACGGTGCTTTGATGAACGGCAAAGTGACTTTGGTCGATTAA
- a CDS encoding DciA family protein, giving the protein MDLEQLGRRDALLSGLLRQAGEWRRLDAAVKGLLPANLHPHFQTACVEDGRLILLAANNMAASRLKMIAPSVLPKLAGLDESVRSVAVKVVPKREGLPKTNTLHLSPAALESLNSAAADLEGRHPELSEALAELVRKHGE; this is encoded by the coding sequence ATGGATTTGGAACAATTGGGCAGGCGGGACGCGCTGCTTTCGGGGCTTTTGAGGCAGGCGGGGGAATGGCGGCGTTTGGATGCGGCGGTAAAGGGGCTGCTGCCCGCCAACCTGCATCCCCACTTTCAGACAGCCTGCGTCGAGGACGGCAGGCTGATTCTTTTGGCGGCAAACAATATGGCGGCATCGCGTTTGAAGATGATTGCCCCGTCGGTCTTGCCGAAGCTGGCCGGTTTGGATGAATCGGTGCGTTCCGTTGCGGTCAAGGTTGTGCCGAAGCGGGAAGGGCTGCCGAAAACCAATACCCTGCATTTGAGTCCGGCCGCATTGGAAAGTTTGAACTCGGCGGCAGCAGACTTGGAAGGCAGGCATCCCGAATTGTCGGAGGCATTGGCGGAACTGGTCAGGAAGCACGGGGAATAA
- the secA gene encoding preprotein translocase subunit SecA, with amino-acid sequence MLTNIAKKIFGSRNDRLLKQYRKSVVKTNALEEQMKALSDADLQTKTAEFKQRLADGQTLDDILVEAFAVCREASRRVLGMRHFDVQLIGGMVLHDGKIAEMRTGEGKTLVATLAVYLNALAGKGVHVVTVNDYLASRDAGIMEPLYNFLGLTVGVIISDMQPFDRQNAYAADITYGTNNEFGFDYLRDNMVTDQYDKVQRELNFAVVDEVDSILIDEARTPLIISGQADDNIRLYQIMNTVPPHLVRQETEEGEGDYWVDEKAHQVILSEAGHEHAEQILTQMGLLAENDSLYSAANIALMHHLMAALRAHTLFHKDQHYVIQDGEIVIVDEFTGRLMSGRRWSEGLHQAVEAKEGVEIKRENQTLASITFQNYFRLYTKLSGMTGTADTEAFEFQSIYNLETVIIPTNRPVQRKDFNDQIFRSAEEKFEAVVKDIEECHKRGQPVLVGTTSIENSELVSHLLQKAGLPHNVLNAKEHEREALIVAQAGKVGAITVATNMAGRGTDIVLGGNLKHQIEAIRSDENLSDEEKAAQISALENGWQAEHDKVMEAGGLHIIGTERHESRRIDNQLRGRSGRQGDPGSSRFYLSFEDPLLRLFALDRAAAILNRLAPERGVAIEHNLLTRQIEGAQRKVEGRNFDMRKQVLEYDDVANEQRKVIYSQRNEILTSKDISDLMKEIRFDVVGGLVDLYMPPESMEEQWDIPTLENRLAAEFRLQEDIQSWLKADNAIDGQDIKERLIERIENEYAAKTELVGRQAMADFERNVMLQVIDNQWREHLAAMDYLRQGIHLRSYAQKNPKQEYKREAFTMFQDLWNGIKFHIASLLTSVQIEQNPVAAVEEQPVGNIQSIHSESPDMEELLGQSQTDLVTEAFNPDGTDFSPEALEARGQIVHRNDPCPCGSGLKYKQCHGKLA; translated from the coding sequence ATGCTGACAAACATCGCCAAAAAAATCTTCGGCAGCCGCAACGACCGGCTGCTCAAACAATACCGCAAATCCGTTGTCAAAACCAACGCACTCGAAGAACAAATGAAAGCCTTGAGCGACGCGGATTTACAGACCAAAACCGCCGAATTCAAACAACGCCTCGCCGACGGCCAGACTTTGGATGACATCTTGGTCGAAGCCTTCGCCGTCTGCCGCGAAGCGTCCCGCCGCGTGCTCGGTATGCGCCACTTCGACGTACAGCTTATCGGCGGTATGGTGCTGCACGACGGCAAAATCGCCGAAATGCGTACCGGCGAAGGCAAAACCCTGGTCGCCACCCTCGCCGTCTATCTCAACGCGCTGGCCGGCAAAGGCGTGCACGTCGTTACCGTCAACGACTACCTCGCCTCGCGCGACGCAGGCATTATGGAGCCGCTCTATAATTTCCTCGGTCTGACCGTGGGCGTGATTATTTCAGACATGCAGCCGTTTGACCGCCAAAACGCCTACGCTGCCGACATTACCTACGGCACGAACAACGAATTCGGCTTCGACTACCTGCGCGACAATATGGTGACCGACCAATACGATAAAGTGCAGCGCGAATTGAATTTCGCCGTCGTTGACGAAGTGGACTCCATCCTGATTGACGAAGCGCGTACCCCGCTGATTATCTCCGGTCAGGCAGACGACAACATCCGGCTCTACCAAATCATGAACACCGTCCCGCCCCACCTCGTCCGTCAAGAGACAGAAGAAGGCGAAGGCGACTACTGGGTAGATGAAAAGGCACATCAGGTCATCCTGAGCGAAGCAGGTCACGAACACGCCGAGCAGATTCTGACCCAAATGGGGCTGCTGGCAGAAAACGACTCGCTCTATTCCGCCGCCAACATCGCCCTGATGCACCACCTTATGGCGGCATTGCGCGCGCATACGTTATTCCACAAAGACCAACATTACGTTATCCAAGACGGCGAAATCGTCATCGTTGACGAATTTACAGGCCGTCTGATGTCCGGCCGCCGTTGGTCCGAAGGTCTGCACCAAGCCGTTGAAGCCAAAGAAGGCGTGGAGATCAAACGCGAAAACCAAACGCTTGCATCTATTACCTTCCAAAACTATTTCCGCCTGTACACCAAGCTCTCCGGTATGACCGGTACGGCAGATACCGAGGCTTTCGAGTTCCAAAGCATCTACAACCTCGAAACCGTCATTATCCCGACCAACCGCCCCGTACAGCGCAAAGACTTCAACGACCAGATTTTCCGTTCTGCCGAAGAAAAATTCGAAGCCGTCGTCAAAGACATCGAGGAATGCCACAAACGCGGACAACCTGTTTTAGTCGGCACAACCAGCATCGAAAACTCCGAACTGGTCTCCCATCTTTTGCAAAAAGCCGGTCTGCCGCACAACGTTCTGAACGCCAAAGAACACGAACGCGAAGCCCTGATTGTCGCCCAAGCCGGCAAAGTCGGCGCGATTACCGTTGCCACCAATATGGCGGGGCGCGGTACGGACATCGTATTGGGCGGCAACCTGAAGCACCAAATCGAAGCCATCCGGTCCGACGAAAACCTGAGCGACGAAGAAAAAGCCGCACAAATTTCCGCATTGGAAAACGGCTGGCAGGCAGAACACGACAAGGTGATGGAAGCAGGCGGTTTGCACATCATCGGCACAGAACGCCACGAAAGCCGCCGCATCGACAACCAACTCCGCGGACGCTCCGGCCGTCAGGGCGACCCCGGATCCAGCCGTTTCTACCTCTCGTTTGAAGACCCGCTGCTGCGCCTATTCGCACTCGACCGTGCCGCCGCCATCCTCAACCGCCTCGCACCCGAACGCGGCGTCGCCATCGAACACAACCTGCTGACGCGCCAAATCGAAGGCGCGCAACGCAAAGTCGAAGGCAGAAACTTCGATATGCGCAAACAGGTTTTGGAATACGACGACGTTGCGAACGAACAGCGCAAAGTCATTTACAGCCAGCGCAACGAAATTCTGACCAGCAAAGACATCAGCGACCTGATGAAGGAAATCCGTTTTGATGTCGTCGGCGGGCTTGTAGACCTCTATATGCCGCCGGAAAGTATGGAAGAGCAGTGGGATATTCCGACACTGGAAAACCGCCTGGCTGCCGAATTCAGGCTTCAGGAAGACATCCAGTCCTGGCTGAAGGCTGATAATGCGATTGACGGTCAAGACATCAAAGAGCGCCTGATCGAACGCATCGAAAACGAATATGCCGCCAAAACCGAACTGGTCGGCAGGCAGGCAATGGCTGATTTTGAGCGCAACGTGATGTTGCAGGTCATCGACAACCAATGGCGCGAACACCTCGCCGCTATGGACTACCTGCGCCAAGGCATACACCTGCGCAGCTATGCCCAGAAAAATCCGAAGCAGGAATACAAACGCGAAGCCTTTACCATGTTCCAAGACCTGTGGAACGGCATCAAATTCCATATCGCCTCCCTGCTTACCTCGGTTCAAATCGAACAAAACCCTGTTGCGGCGGTTGAAGAACAACCTGTCGGCAACATCCAATCCATCCATTCCGAATCGCCCGATATGGAAGAACTTTTGGGGCAATCGCAAACCGATCTGGTTACCGAGGCCTTTAATCCCGATGGGACGGATTTCAGCCCCGAAGCCTTGGAAGCGCGGGGGCAAATCGTCCACCGCAACGACCCCTGCCCCTGCGGCAGCGGTTTGAAATACAAACAATGCCACGGCAAATTGGCTTAA
- the dnaG gene encoding DNA primase codes for MIPSDFIDELLAKTDIVDIIDEQVPLKKGGANYMACCPFHKEKTPSFSVSPTKQFYHCFSCGAHGSAIGFVMEHQGLSFPEAVQFLADRVGMVVPKVRGQNDNPEVRAERKKKQQTLEETTAAAADFYAQQLKFNPAAKAYLDKRGLSAEVIAHYGLGYAPDGWQPLAQVFQPYPNTALVDTGMVIDNEGRHYDRFRHRIMFPIRNPRGQVIGFGGRVLDDSKPKYLNSPDTPLFDKGKNLYGLYEGRAAVKEAGRILVVEGYMDVVALAQFGVGYGVAALGTATTAEHVKILMRQADSIYFCFDGDSAGRKAAWRALENALPQLKDDKSLHFLFLPEEHDPDSYIRAYGKTQFEDALLNQSKPLSEYFWEHLSDDLNLNTQEGKAELVKTSSPLLVQITAPALGYLLKQRLSELVGIDPDNLAQLLGQEVPKRHVKQKNYKLPPISVKQPVMPTLVQRQIRSLLINPDWAAYIDLPDYLALDGDFACLANLAETIKNHPSVPATAQILEHMRGSPYEETINRIFRSALQSEEMEGGGEEDCENFQIGIKKLLNELKYSQIEALKQKSLQSGLNESEKKLLLSLLTAKQN; via the coding sequence ATGATTCCATCCGATTTCATTGACGAGCTTTTAGCCAAAACCGATATTGTCGATATTATCGACGAGCAGGTTCCGCTGAAGAAAGGCGGGGCGAACTATATGGCGTGTTGTCCGTTCCACAAGGAAAAAACACCGTCTTTTTCGGTCAGTCCGACCAAACAGTTTTACCACTGTTTCAGTTGCGGGGCACACGGCTCGGCGATTGGTTTTGTGATGGAACATCAGGGACTGTCGTTTCCGGAGGCGGTGCAGTTTCTTGCCGACCGCGTGGGTATGGTCGTGCCTAAAGTGCGCGGGCAAAACGATAATCCCGAAGTCCGTGCCGAGCGCAAGAAAAAACAGCAGACGCTGGAAGAAACGACGGCGGCGGCGGCTGATTTTTATGCGCAACAGCTGAAATTCAATCCGGCTGCGAAGGCTTATTTGGACAAACGCGGCTTGAGTGCCGAAGTCATCGCGCATTATGGTTTGGGCTACGCGCCCGACGGCTGGCAGCCTTTGGCGCAAGTGTTCCAACCGTACCCGAATACCGCGTTGGTGGATACGGGGATGGTGATTGACAATGAGGGACGGCATTACGACCGCTTCCGCCATCGGATTATGTTCCCCATCCGCAATCCGCGCGGGCAGGTGATCGGTTTCGGCGGCAGGGTGCTGGACGACTCGAAGCCGAAATATTTAAATTCTCCCGATACACCTTTGTTTGACAAAGGGAAAAACCTTTACGGACTGTATGAAGGGCGTGCCGCTGTCAAGGAAGCAGGACGAATTTTGGTGGTCGAAGGCTATATGGACGTGGTCGCGCTGGCGCAGTTCGGCGTGGGCTACGGCGTAGCGGCTTTGGGTACGGCAACGACGGCAGAACACGTCAAAATCCTGATGCGGCAGGCGGACAGTATTTATTTCTGTTTCGACGGCGACAGTGCGGGACGCAAAGCGGCTTGGCGCGCGCTGGAAAACGCGTTGCCGCAGTTGAAAGACGATAAATCGCTGCATTTTTTGTTCCTGCCGGAAGAACACGACCCCGACAGTTACATCCGCGCCTACGGCAAGACGCAATTTGAAGACGCGCTGTTGAATCAAAGCAAGCCTTTGTCGGAGTATTTCTGGGAACACCTTTCAGACGACCTCAATCTCAATACGCAGGAAGGCAAGGCGGAATTGGTGAAAACCAGTTCGCCGCTTTTGGTGCAAATCACCGCGCCGGCATTGGGTTATTTGTTGAAACAACGGCTTAGCGAACTGGTCGGCATCGACCCCGACAATCTCGCCCAACTGCTCGGACAGGAAGTGCCGAAGCGGCACGTCAAACAAAAAAACTACAAACTGCCCCCGATTTCCGTCAAGCAGCCCGTTATGCCGACATTGGTGCAACGGCAAATCCGCAGCCTCTTGATAAATCCGGATTGGGCTGCATATATAGACCTGCCCGATTATCTGGCGTTGGACGGCGATTTCGCCTGCCTTGCCAACCTCGCCGAAACCATTAAAAACCATCCTTCCGTGCCGGCAACCGCGCAGATTTTGGAACATATGCGCGGTTCGCCCTACGAGGAAACAATCAACCGCATCTTCCGGTCGGCCCTTCAATCGGAAGAAATGGAAGGCGGCGGCGAAGAAGATTGCGAAAACTTCCAAATCGGCATCAAAAAACTGCTCAATGAGTTAAAATACAGCCAAATCGAAGCATTGAAACAAAAAAGCCTGCAATCCGGCTTAAATGAAAGCGAGAAAAAACTTTTGCTGTCGCTGCTGACCGCAAAACAAAATTGA